The Drosophila innubila isolate TH190305 chromosome 3R unlocalized genomic scaffold, UK_Dinn_1.0 2_E_3R, whole genome shotgun sequence genome has a segment encoding these proteins:
- the LOC117791543 gene encoding general odorant-binding protein 83a-like, with amino-acid sequence MMSLRGTINIFCILLLCLLMGQEGISVELRRDETYPPPELLKELAPVHDSCVQKTSVTEAAIKEFSDGEVHEDEKLKCYMYCVFDETDVLHEDGEVHLEKLLDRLPDSMHDIAVNMGKRCLYPKGDTKCERAFWLHRCWKQADPKHYFLI; translated from the exons ATGATGTCGCTGCGTGGAACTATTAacattttctgtattttattGCTGTGTCTTCTGATGGGGCAAGAAGGTATTTCCGTTGAGCTGCGACGAGATGAAACG TACCCACCGCCAGAGCTGCTGAAGGAATTGGCACCGGTACACGACAGTTGTGTGCAGAAGACCAGCGTCACCGAAG CGGCAATTAAGGAGTTCAGCGATGGCGAGGTTCACGAGGACGAAAAGCTGAAATGCTACATGTACTGTGTGTTTGACGAGACGGATGTCCTGCACGAGGATGGCGAGGTGCATCTGGAGAAATTGCTGGATCGCTTGCCGGACTCAATGCACGACATTGCGGTAAACATGGGCAAACGGTGTCTCTATCCCAAGGGCGACACAAAATGCGAGCGCGCATTCTGGTTGCACCGCTGCTGGAAGCAGGCGGATCCCAAG CATTACTTTCTCATTTGA
- the LOC117791542 gene encoding general odorant-binding protein 83a-like has product MKMALSDFGGNRRRRPVAACFLIVLSVLSDALLLPALAQRADDYPPSNVLKMVKIFREACIEQTGVSEAAIKEFSDGEIHEDEKLKCYMNCLFHEFEVVDDNGDVHLETLFHSVPHSIRDKLIAMSEHCIHPEGDSLCQKAWWFHQCWKKADPSHYFLP; this is encoded by the exons ATGAAAATGGCTTTGAGTGACTTTGGTGGAAATCGTCGACGTCGTCCTGTTGCAGCCTGCTTTTTAATCGTCTTGTCTGTGCTCAGTGATGCGCTGTTGTTGCCGGCTTTGGCGCAACGCGCCGACGAC TATCCACCATCAAACGTGCTCAAAATGGTCAAGATCTTTCGAGAAGCCTGCATTGAACAAACCGGCGTCAGTGAGG CGGCGATCAAGGAGTTCAGCGATGGTGAGATACACGAGGATGAGAAGCTCAAGTGCTACATGAATTGCTTGTTTCATGAGTTCGAGGTGGTGGACGACAATGGTGATGTGCATCTGGAAACACTATTTCATTCGGTGCCCCACTCAATTCGCGACAAACTGATTGCCATGTCCGAGCACTGTATACATCCCGAGGGCGATTCGCTATGCCAGAAAGCCTGGTGGTTTCATCAGTGCTGGAAAAAGGCCGATCCAAGT CATTACTTTTTGCCGTAA